One stretch of Sebastes umbrosus isolate fSebUmb1 chromosome 5, fSebUmb1.pri, whole genome shotgun sequence DNA includes these proteins:
- the LOC119488552 gene encoding unconventional myosin-VIIb, translating to MTFFSSQTSVNLKSLEEKFPQQQQQQQQQQGLPPKTQLSSGLIQVSAMLHLSKGDFVWVDSGVEVPLGAEVKVTDTGQFQLIDDEGKEHKINKKTEGTIRPMHPTSVKGVDDMIRLGDLNEAGLLRNLLVRHKEGTIYTYTGSILVAVNPYQLLPIYTTEHVHMYTDRRLGELPPHVFAIADSCFFNMRRSRKNQCCVISGESGAGKTESTKLILQFLAAVSGQHSWIEQQILEANPILEAFGNAKTIRNDNSSRFGKYIDINFTDGGSIEGARIDQYLLEKSRVCRQAPEERNYHIFYYMLMGMPAEQKKILSLGTAAEYNYLTMGKCTSCEGRDDVKEYAHFRSALKILMFTENDSWEISKLLAAILHLGNVDFKGTIVHNLEGCDILTSSHFSMASQLLEVDPKALEKSLTQRSFMTARESVTKPLTSAQAVDGRDAFVKAIYGRLFLWVVDKINAAVYKPPEDSKEVRQSIGLLDIFGFENFNKNSFEQLCINFANEQLQQFFVRHVFKLEQDEYTRENIVWKHIDYQDNQHTLDVLASKPLNMLALIDEESNFPKGTDTTLLQKLNQVHGKVDIYVPPKNNYETQFGIKHFAGEVYYDSKGFLEKNRDALSSDLIQLVETSTNKLLKQAFQNVLSSSTIKSSVNPRMIITTANNSLRQATDGKKRVPTLAGQFRQSLDSLMKTLTVCQPYFVRCIKPNDFKKPMLFDRELCMRQLRYSGMMETIRIRKAGYPVRYTFDEFLNRYRVLLKTSLCDPKTESKEKCCESICESVLTGEGDWKTGKTKMFLKDFHDTMLELERMKELNEKALLIQKVLRGYKYRREFLRKKAGALIIQKYWRGHKGRKLYKVVQLGFARLQAQVRSRQLHFQYKKEREAAIVLQARVRGYLARKEWKRKRDAVILLQAHTRGGLARKAIKKIKTDMYLSAKEKEEERRVILERQKHLEEVLRRKKEMEAKAQTESITDGEMVDSIFDFLPVMVGGKEGQAPVGFEKFEGRRTITEEIDIDDIPMEEDLHKEDDDDLDEYSFSKFASMYFQGAATHTHIRQRLRQPLLYHEDEGDVLASLTVWWIILRFMGDLPDPKKQVQGTSTQERLLPKELISRKDRRFSHMVGLDQRVLRNKKERKPSTVPEEPTSNRKASIFTDLLTRNRKASAVPTETNPKGYTVPEGSPRTRKGSTFTDLLSRNRKASTIQENGIPKSTSGLRKPSIIMEESEDLTEASKPPTLQTVKEDSDVMIGEGPTLDRPMTSLEKLHIIVGYAIVRRDLRDEIYCQICKQLQDNNNRNSYFRGWILLSLCLGIFPPSDRFIRYLQSFIRFAPGGYASYCAERLRRTVMNGVRGEPPAWLELQATKTKKPMIVSVMLMDGRSINLPVDSASTSKEICQLLSNKVKLKDTFGFSVYVALYEKVWALGSGREHVMDAISQCEQEVKRRGGQEQHAPWRLFFRKEVFTPWHDCKEDKISTDLIYKQIIHGLKFGEYQSEKEDDFVQLAAKHLYVQHGSGSSPEHVKEAVQDCINNSLLEAKSEAKWVQMVSSAHAQGSYLSSRQKADSVKAEMVDYAREKWPMFFSRFFEVVKLSGPALPKSKFIVAINWTGITFLDEREKRLLELSFPEVTGVHTVREGKASGQAVSLLTLKGDFTLSGGTAEDMAELVTMFLSGLTERSQYAVTLKEADQDDTTLLSFKKGELIIIIKDDEFSQQRGWIKGQNESTRKTGAVPTEAILILPTLSKPTNEVMSLLNLSPNQRKNIIDENQKETGTIERLAPVTLREFSLEYFRQPTKDVNRQVMSRNAAPERLWANSREPLRQPLLKKLVANPELSHKGCLAFTAILKYMGDYPTKQTQSPLELTDQIFGPATQNEALRDEIYCQIMKQMSSNNNRFSVEQGWQLLWLCCGLFPPSQSLLRHTQRFLESRRREPLTADCLQRLQSSLRMEPRKLPPHQAEVDAIQQNSTQIFHKIHFPNDTEEIFEVATNTRIRDLIQNITKKLSLASADGFSIFVKTHDKVLSLNDTDYFFDSLRQITDWSKKAKRIKDGGPVNIPYLVFFMRKLWFNVIPGRDAGADLIFHFPQELPKYLRGYHVCTKEEMVNIAALLFRIKVNNDNSQFVMIPKMLKELVPADQLKAMSENEWKKSILASYNKHAGMTVEEAKVAFLKAVCRWPTFGCAFFEVKQTSEPSFPDIVRIAISKQGLTIIHPKTKDVLANHPFNRIANWCSGSTYFHMTIGSLVKGSKFLCETSLGYKMDDLITSYVNMYLRERRAVQTRNQRFNI from the exons atgacttttttcagtAGCCAGACGTCTGTTAATTTAAAG TCACTCGAGGAGAAGttccctcagcagcagcagcagcagcagcagcagcaggggctTCCACCAAAGACTCAACTATCCTCAG GCTTAATCCAGGTTTCTGCTATGTTGCATTTGAGTAAA GGGGATTTTGTATGGGTGGACTCCGGTGTCGAGGTGCCGCTCGGGGCCGAGGTCAAGGTGACAGACACTGGACAGTTCCAGCTGATCGATGATGAAGGAAAG GAGCACAAGATCAACAAGAAGACGGAGGGCACCATCCGGCCCATGCACCCCACCTCTGTGAAGGGTGTGGATGACATGATAAGGCTCGGTGATCTCAACGAGGCAGGGCTCCTCAGGAATCTCCTGGTGCGACACAAAGAAGGCACCATCTAT acATACACAGGCTCCATTCTGGTTGCAGTCAACCCTTACCAGCTGCTGCCCATTTACACCACCGAGCATGTGCATATGTACACAGACCGGAGGCTCGGTGAACTGCCGCCGCACGTCTTCGCCATAGCAGACAGCTGCTTTTTCAACATGCGCCGCAGCCGAAAGAACCAATGCTGTGTCATCAG TGGAGAGTCAGGAGCAGGGAAAACTGAGAGCACCAAGCTCATACTGCAGTTCCTAGCTGCAGTGAGCGGCCAGCACTCCTGGATCGAGCAGCAGATTCTTGAAGCGAACCCCATCTTGGAGG CCTTTGGTAATGCCAAAACCATTCGTAATGATAACTCTAGTCGTTTTGGGAAGTACATTGACATCAACTTCACCGACGGTGGGTCCATTGAAGGGGCCCGCATTGACCAGTACCTGCTGGAGAAGTCCCGAGTTTGTCGTCAG GCGCCTGAGGAAAGAAACTACCACATCTTTTACTACATGCTGATGGGCATGCCAGCTGAGCAGAAAAAGATTCTTTCCCTTGGGACTGCTGCTGAGTACAACTATCTGACCATG GGAAAGTGCACCAGCTGTGAAGGGCGTGATGATGTGAAGGAATACGCCCACTTCCGTTCAGCTCTGAAGATCCTCATGTTCACAGAGAATGACTCCTGGGAAATCTCCAAACTGCTCGCTGCTATCCTTCACCTAGGCAATGTGGACTTTAAGG GCACCATAGTACATAACCTAGAGGGCTGTGACATCCTCACATCATCCCATTTCAGCATGGCTAGCCAACTTTTGGAg GTGGATCCCAAAGCGCTGGAGAAGAGTCTGACTCAGCGCTCCTTCATGACAGCCAGAGAGAGTGTGACCAAACCCCTGACCTCTGCCCAGGCCGTGGATGGCAGGGACGCCTTCGTCAAG GCTATTTATGGAAGACTTTTCCTGTGGGTCGTGGACAAAATCAACGCTGCCGTTTACAAGCCACCTGAGGATTCCAAAGAGGTCCGACAGTCAATAGGCTTGCTTGACATCTTTGGCTTTGAGAACTTCAACAAAAACAG CTTTGAGCAGCTGTGCATCAACTTTGCCAATGAGCAGTTGCAGCAGTTCTTCGTCAGGCACGTTTTCAAGCTGGAGCAGGATGAGTACACCCGTGAAAACATTGTTTGGAAGCACATTGACTACCAAGACAACCAACACACCCTGGACGTATTGGCCAGTAAACCTCTGAACATGCTGGCGCTTATTGATGAGGAGAGCAACTTCCCCAAG GGCACAGATACCACCCTTCTCCAAAAACTGAATCAGGTCCACGGGAAAGTGGACATCTATGTTCCCCCTAAGAACAACTATGAGACACAGTTTGGAATCAAACATTTTGCAGGAGAGGTCTACTATGATTCAAAAG GTTTCCTTGAGAAAAACCGTGACGCCCTCAGCTCAGATCTGATTCAGCTGGTGGAGACCTCCACCAATAAACTCCTCAAACAGGCGTTTCAAAATGTGCTGTCTTCCAGTACGATCAAGAGCAGCGTCAACCCCAGGATGATCATCACCACGGCCAACAACAGCCTGCGG CAAGCGACTGATGGCAAGAAGCGTGTTCCAACTCTGGCTGGCCAGTTCCGTCAGTCTCTGGATTCCCTGATGAAAACACTGACTGTGTGCCAACCCTATTTTGTACGCTGTATTAAACCCAATGACTTCAAGAAGCCCATG CTGTTTGACAGAGAGCTGTGTATGCGTCAGCTCCGTTACTCTGGCATGATGGAGACCATCAGGATCCGGAAAGCTGGATATCCTGTACGCTACACATTCGATGAGTTTCTAAATCGCTACCGTGTCCTCCTGAAAACTTCCCTCTGTGATCCCAAAACA GAAAGTAAAGAGAAATGCTGTGAAAGCATTTGTGAATCTGTGCTTACTGGAGAGGGCGACTGGAAGACTGGCAAGACAAAGATGTTCCTCAAG GACTTCCATGACACCATGCTCGAACTGGAGCGAATGAAAGAACTAAATGAGAAAGCACTTCTGATCCAGAAAGTCCTGAGAGGCTACAAATACAG GAGAGAATTCCTAAGGAAAAAAGCAGGTGCTCTCATCATTCAGAAATACTGGAGAGGACACAAAGGCAGAAAGCTCTACAAAGTG GTCCAGCTGGGCTTTGCGAGGCTGCAGGCACAGGTGCGGTCTCGTCAGCTCCACTTCCAGTATAAGAAGGAGCGCGAGGCAGCCATTGTGCTGCAGGCCCGAGTCAGAGGATACCTGGCCAGGAAGGAATGGAAGCGCAAGAGAGACGCTGTGATCCTCCTGCAGGCACACACCAGGGGTGGGCTGGCAAGAAAAGCTATCAAAAAGATCAAAACAGAT ATGTATCTCTCTgctaaagagaaagaagaagaacgGCGGGTCATTTTGGAGCGTCAGAAACACTTGGAGGAAGTGCTGAGGCggaagaaagagatggaggCCAAAGCTCAGACTGAATCCATCACAGACGGGGAGATGGTGGACAGCATCTTTGACTTCCTGCCCGTTATGGTTGGAGGGAAGGAGGGGCAAGCGCCTGTGGGATTCGAG AAGTTTGAGGGGAGAAGGACAATCACAGAGGAGATAGACATCGACGACATCCCCATGGAGGAAGATCTTCACAAAGAAGATGACGATGACCTGGATGAGTACTCCTTCTCCAAATTTGCCTCCATGTACTTCCAGGGTGCTGCCACCCACACCCACATCCGCCAGAGGCTTCGGCAGCCCCTGCTGTACCACGAAGATGAAGGAGATGTTCTG GCCTCTCTGACTGTGTGGTGGATCATCCTGAGGTTCATGGGAGACCTCCCTGATCCGAAGAAGCAGGTCCAGGGAACCTCCACGCAGGAACGCCTTCTGCCAAAGGAGCTGATCTCCAGAAAGGACAGACGTTTCAGCCACATGGTTGGCCTGGATCag AGGGTGCTgaggaataaaaaagaaaggaagCCTTCCACAGTTCCTGAGGAGCCAACATCAAACAGAAAGGCCTCCATTTTCACAGACCTTCTGACAAGAAACAGGAAGGCTTCTGCTGTGCCCACTGAGACAAACCCAAAGGGATACACTGTGCCAGAAGGGAGCCCTCGAACAAGGAAGGGATCTACATTCACTGACCTACTGTCCAGAAACAGAAAAGCATCCACCATTCAAGAAAATGGAATTCCAAAATCCACTTCAGGCCTCAGGAAACCCTCCATCATcatggaggag tCAGAGGATCTGACTGAAGCGTCCAAGCCTCCCACCCTGCAGACTGTGAAGGAGGACAGTGACGTCATGATTGGAGAAGGACCCACCCTGGACCGGCCGATGACGTCGCTCGAAAAACTCCACATTATTGTGGGATATGCCATTGTCAGACGTGACCTCAG GGATGAGATTTACTGTCAGATCTGCAAGCAGCTACAAGATAACAACAATCGCAACAGCTACTTCCGTGGCTGGATCCTGCTGTCCCTCTGTCTGGGCATCTTCCCTCCAAGTGATCGCTTTATAAGG TACCTACAAAGTTTCATCCGCTTCGCTCCAGGAGGCTACGCTTCCTACTGTGCTGAAAGGCTGCGACGCACAGTGATGAACGGAGTGCGAGGGGAGCCTCCAGCCTGGCTGGAGCTGCAG GCAACCAAGACGAAAAAGCCCATGATTGTGTCTGTGATGCTGATGGATGGACGCTCCATTAACCTGCCTGTCGACTCAGCGTCTACCTCCAAAGAGATCTGCCAGCTCCTCTCTAACAAAGTCAAACTCAAAGACACCTTTGGCTTTTCTGTGTACGTCGCCTTGTATGAAAAG GTGTGGGCTCTGGGCAGCGGCCGGGAGCATGTGATGGATGCCATCTCCCAGTGTGAGCAGGAagtaaagaggagaggagggcaggAACAGCACGCTCCCTGGCGTCTCTTCTTCCGCAAGGAGGTCTTCACCCCCTGGCACGACTGCAAAGAGGACAAGATTAGCACGGACCTCATCTACAAACAGATCATCCACGGTCTGAAGTTCGGAGAGTACCAGAGTGAAAAG GAGGATGATTTCGTTCAGCTCGCTGCGAAACATTTATATGTCCAGCATGGCTCAGGCAGCAGCCCAGAACATGTGAAGGAAGCCGTTCAGGACTGCATCAACAACTCTCTGCTGGAAGCCAAGTCAGAGGCCAAATGGGTGCAAATGGTCAGCTCCGCTCATGCTCAG GGTTCATATTTGAGTTCAAGACAGAAAGCCGATTCCGTTAAGGCGGAGATGGTCGACTACGCCCGAGAGAAGTGGCCCATGTTCTTCTCTCGCTTCTTTGAAGTTGTCAAACTGTCAG GCCCTGCGCTGCCAAAGAGCAAGTTCATTGTGGCCATAAACTGGACTGGTATCACGTTCCTggacgagagagagaagaggctgCTGGAGCTTTCCTTCCCTGAAGTCACCGGCGTCCACACCGTCAG GGAGGGTAAAGCGTCTGGCCAGGCGGTGAGCCTGCTGACACTCAAAGGAGACTTCACTCTGAGTGGAGGGACAGCTGAGGACATGGCAGAGCTGGTTACTATGTTCCTCAGTGGACTGACCGAGAGATCTCAGTATGCTGTGACCCTGAAGGAAGCCGATCAAG ATGACACAACATTGTTGAGCTTCAAGAAAGGAGAGctcattataataattaaagaTGACGAGTTTTCTCAGCAACGTGGCTGGATAAAGGGCCAGAATGAGAGCACGAGAAAAACGGGAGCCGTCCCCACCGAGGCCATCTTAATCCTGCCAACACTCAGTAAACCCACCAATGAGGTCATG AGCCTCCTCAACTTGTCCCCCAACCAGAGGAAGAACATCATAGATGAAAACCAGAAAGAAACAGGAACAATAGAGAGATTAGCTCCTGTCACGCTGAGAGAATTCTCCCTTGAGTACTTCAG GCAGCCTACTAAGGATGTGAACCGTCAGGTGATGTCCAGGAATGCTGCTCCTGAGAGGCTGTGGGCAAACTCCAGAGAGCCACTCAGACAGCCCCTCCTCAAGAAACTAGTGGCCAACCCAGAGCTCAGCCACAAAGGCTGTCTGGCCTTCACTG CGATCCTGAAATATATGGGAGATTACCCCACCAAACAGACGCAGAGTCCTCTCGAGCTCACCGACCAGATCTTTGGCCCCGCCACTCAAAACGAAGCGCTCAGGGATGAGATCTATTGTCAGATCATGAAGCAGATGAGCAGCAATAACAACCG GTTCAGCGTGGAGCAGGGCTGGCAGCTGCTGTGGCTCTGCTGCGGCCTGTTTCCTCCCAGCCAGTCTCTTCTGAGGCACACTCAACGCTTTCTGGAGTCGCGCCGCAGAGAGCCCCTCACCGCCGACTGCCTGCAGCGTCTGCAGAGCTCCCTGAG GATGGAGCCCCGGAAGCTCCCACCGCACCAGGCGGAGGTAGACGCCATCCAACAGAACAGCACCCAGATCTTCCACAAAATCCACTTCCCCAACGACACAGAGGAG ATATTTGAGGTGGCGACAAACACCAGGATCAGGGATCTCATCCAGAACATCACCAAGAAGCTCAGTCTGGCTTCGGCAGACGGCTTCAGCATTTTTGTCAAAACACATGACAAG GTTCTCAGTCTGAATGACACAGACTACTTCTTTGATAGTCTGAGACAAATCACTGATTGGTCCAAGAAGGCCAAGAGGATCAAAGAtg GTGGGCCAGTCAACATCCCCTACCTTGTGTTCTTCATGAGGAAGTTGTGGTTCAATGTTATCCCTGGCAGAGATGCAGGGGCCGATCTTATCTTTCATTTCCCTCAG GAGCTACCAAAGTACCTGAGAGGCTATCATGTTTGCACCAAAGAGGAAATGGTCAACATTGCAGCTCTGCTCTTCAGGATAAAGGTCAACAATGACAACAGCCAGTTTGTCATGATTCCCAAGATGCTGAAGGAGCTGGTGCCCGCCGACCAACTGAAGGCCATGTCTGAAAATGAGTGGAAGAAG AGTATTCTCGCCTCTTATAACAAACATGCTGGCATGACTGTTGAAGAAGCTAAGGTGGCATTCCTGAAGGCAGTGTGCCGCTGGCCGACGTTCGGCTGTGCGTTCTTTGAAGTGAAG CAAACATCGGAGCCAAGTTTCCCAGATATTGTGCGAATAGCCATCAGCAAGCAAGGACTCACCATCATCCACCCTAAAACCAAG GATGTGCTGGCAAATCACCCATTCAACCGCATCGCTAACTGGTGCAGTGGAAGCACCTACTTTCACATGACTATTGGCAGTTTAGTCAAGGGGAGCAAATTCCTTTGTGAAACGTCACTG GGTTACAAGATGGATGATCTTATAACCTCCTATGTCAACATGTACctcagagagaggagggcagTGCAAACCAGGAACCAGCGCTTCAACATCTGA